A window of the Trichoderma asperellum chromosome 6, complete sequence genome harbors these coding sequences:
- a CDS encoding uncharacterized protein (EggNog:ENOG41), translating to MSYYDNPQWSAPSQAPNNWDHHGATTPVRAGANGPQPQDDYAFSYQFDEVDRAHENLQKSGKGYMMNARHGRMGGSRAHSVNNFDDGRGPQGANLHNFYASQRHQSSRGSNEAEQVLQAKRRMAAQRERELRNLHTEQQYQRSVLSDVAVQQGNKHMTEEETRELIARQRSALYGEGSFADKAGYIDETGAVRTGAPGPSGPASLRGHSPLTFDTIGRVPQADVGTPGSAVDVNAADPGSRPQSTASPQTSGPTNKVFDNAVGSQSRTSTSSPTSGSPPRGDFGPGSKSSQGAAVAPIGTRPTGTPTANASAKRSSTPHATSGGWGRGNGVWGGSGLGAQASVWG from the exons ATGTCCTACTACGATAACCCCCAGTGGTCGGCCCCGAGCCAGGCCCCCAATAACTGGGACCACCACGGCGCGACCACTCCTGTTCGCGCAG GTGCCAACGGACCACAGCCGCAGGACGACTACGCCTTTTCCTATCAATTTGATG AGGTTGATCGTGCTCACGAAAACTTGCAAAAGTCCGGCAAAGGCTACATGATGAATGCTCGAC ATGGTCGAATGGGTGGCTCTCGTGCTCACTCTGTCAACAACTTCGATGACGGTCGTGGCCCTCAAGGAGCAAATCTCCATAATTTCTATGCTTCCCAGCGTCATCAGTCTTCTCGAGGCTCCAACGAGGCGGAGCAGGTCTTGcaggcaaagagaaggaTGGCGGCTCAACGGGAGCGTGAGCTCCGAAACCTCCACACGGAGCAGCAATATCAGCGAA GTGTCTTGTCTGATGTTGCCGTCCAGCAGGGAAACAAGCATATGACGGAGGAGGAGACTCGTGAGCTCATTGCTCGCCAGCGCAGCGCTTTGTATGGCGAAGGCAGCTTTGCGGATAAGGCCGGCTACATTGACGAGACTGGCGCTGTCCGCACTGGTGCCCCAGGCCCTAGCGGTCCTGCAAGCCTGCGAGGCCACTCCCCCCTCACGTTTGACACCATTGGCCGCGTCCCCCAGGCTGACGTGGGAACACCCGGATCGGCGGTTGATGTGAATGCGGCTGATCCCGGCTCGCGACCCCAAAGCACTGCCAGCCCTCAGACCAGTGGCCCGACCAACAAGGTCTTTGACAACGCCGTCGGTTCCCAGAGCCGTACCAGCACGTCCAGCCCGACCAGCGGATCGCCTCCTCGTGGAGATTTCGGCCCTGGCTCCAAGTCTTCCCAGGGAGCTGCCGTTGCCCCCATCGGAACTCGTCCTACCGGAACACCAACGGCCAACGCCTCTGCCAAGCGCTCAAGCACTCCCCATGCCACTTCTGGCGGATGGGGCCGTGGTAACGGTGTCTGGGGCGGTTCTGGCCTCGGCGCCCAGGCTAGCGTCTGGGGTTAA
- a CDS encoding uncharacterized protein (TransMembrane:1 (i430-453o)~EggNog:ENOG41), with amino-acid sequence MDTRTQASETQHSYPPSPWTSTTPTTPNGLTAHTPDGSQDAAAANLQFTPPIDILPLLLSPQQSLYHAQLLHYNKLISPARGGGLQSAPLPPVVSSPHVQATSRSRSSSKASLRDSTTTPKGNTTGGHGSRTHQGSDKSRTVITSKEVPPKMPAKLAADASKNFHHRAIARSSSPHGLSHSSSVPSTPHQHARQFSFESREPSPNNGNNHSPRSAYSETNSALPSLRPLPPRLGGCKYETAQVNSRRRIPYSTGSERLEKLDLKTVKSKLSESEEKKLAADMNEIYNKLLPTDKIEEDRRKLVNKLEMIFNDEWPGHDIKVHLFGSSGNLLCSDDSDVDICITTPWHEMEDVCMIADLLARRGMEKVVCISAAKVPIVKIWDPELGLACDMNVNNTLALENTRMVRTYVETDPRVRQLAMILKHWTRRRIINDAAFGGTLSSYTWICLIIAFLQLRNPAVLPALHQLPHKTTKPDGAVSDFADNLKKLKGFGNKNKSSEAELLFQFFRFYAHEFDYDKHVLSVRQGKLITKQEKKWHYAMNNQLCVEEPFNTSRNLGNTADEYSFRGLHMELRRAFDLISNAKLEEACEQYVYPKEEERVWSRPATQPRPALLRSSSQTHPSGRGGRGGHRGGRHSNNYHRTGGSNIRRASSTTPTYDPNMFVQPVNMQQDMTWFAAAAAAAAGNQYPFPFAQQDLMQMAYQESMRQQLHHLYAQQQSPAFMAHQTMGQQRMSPNNTASGQQPPTDRSRTNSFDTAPIGATLRPDLYALYGMGINQQFYAQATGYGTYPSSPVTSNGIGPEFRRPLQRSTVTSDNGISASSSSLRSQSQPASRSPSTAHSRAAYTPGIGPSSVPGYAPRHMHGVTIPNFMSDDADLDDGSKASSDSPQSETENRSNNGLLGARGLSPSQQSLLPHSHSPTTNGIAFGDVASQSSSPRRRRLSTDQLPQTILDRRMRRTSRSPSPLDHSRTIPSSPLATAPFPGVGQAQNKNVATRPVVVNGSGLKSSMIAASNQGQKDSLAAEECAMAKIDNALHINTIPSATGADVQSSQPSLAPAPSLPATAADRPPVIVNGSNSKPAMPPAEDASFRDRIAMMGSYQTAPYGMPQDVLQANGMTRLPPSTKQRLMSRQAQNGVIAPLDLAISDHRKAMVAEIAHLSPVYETQTSSPTATRKPDAPAVSTGKTVHEKVDAKADIKITHEETAKPAAKAEDKVQPARENQKSSKTQKSTAQSNQRNNTQRENGHVRSAKSDGDSGWQKAGKGKKKGSSGLAQAAHAEQPPKSDSERKGG; translated from the exons ATGGACACTCGGACTCAGGCGTCCGAAACTCAGCATTCTTACCCCCCCAGTCCGTGGACGTCGACGACACCGACAACTCCAAACGGGCTGACGGCGCATACCCCGGACGGGTCCCAGGACGCTGCCGCCGCGAACCTGCAATTCACTCCTCCCATCGACATCCTCCCGctgctcctctctcctcagcAGTCCCTATATCACGCCCAGCTCCTTCATTACAACAAGCTCATCTCCCCGGCTCGTGGGGGCGGCCTGCAGTCGGCGCCACTTCCCCCGGTTGTGTCTTCTCCCCACGTACAGGCTACGTCTAGGTCGCGATCTTCTAGCAAAGCATCGCTGAGGGATAGCACCACCACTCCTAAGGGAAATACGACTGGAGGCCATGGGAGCCGCACACACCAGGGCTCAGACAAAAGCCGAACGGTTATAACGTCGAAAGAGGTGCCGCCCAAGATGCCTGCGAAGCTAGCGGCCGATGCGTCCAAGAACTTCCACCACCGAGCGATAGCTAGATCCTCGTCGCCCCATGGGCTCTCCCATTCCAGTTCTGTGCCATCAACGCCGCATCAGCATGCCCGCCAATTCTCCTTTGAATCCCGGGAGCCATCGcccaacaacggcaacaatcACTCACCGCGCTCAGCCTACTCCGAGACGAACAGCGCATTGCCCTCGCTgcggccgctgccgccgcgatTAGGAGGCTGCAAATATGAGACAGCGCAGGTAAATTCGAGGAGGAGAATACCGTACTCGACTGGAAGCGAGcgcttggagaagctggattTGAAAACCGTCAAAAGCAAGCTATCAGAGagcgaagagaaaaagctGGCCGCAGATATGAATGAAATTTACAACAAACTGCTGCCTACAGATAAAATTGAAGAGGATAGGCGGAAGCTGGTTAACAAGCTGGAGATGATATTCAATGATGAGTGGCCGGGGCACGACATCAAAGTGCACCTTTTCGGCTCGTCTGGTAATCTGTTGTGTTCAGACGACTCTGACG TTGATATTTGCATTACGACGCCATGGCATGAGATGGAAGACGTCTGCATGATAGCTGACCTTCTTGCCCGAC GGGGCATGGAGAAGGTTGTTTGCATCTCTGCAGCCAAGGTTCCCATTGTCAAGATATGGGATCCTGAGCTCGGCCTTGCGTGTGATATGAACGTTAACAACACTCTGGCGCTCGAGAACACCCGAATGGTGCGGACATATGTTGAGACCGACCCGCGCGTACGGCAGTTGGCCATGATTTTGAAGCATTGGACGCGGAGGAGGATTATCAACGATGCTG CTTTTGGAGGTACTCTGAGTTCATATACTTGGATTTGTCTTATTATCGCGTTTTTGCAGCTGAGGAACCCTGCGGTTTTACCGGCGCTGCACCAATTGCCACATAAGACTACCAAGCCGGATGGGGCTGTCAGCGACTTTGCTGATAACCTCAAGAAACTCAAGGGGTTTGGCAACAAAAACAAGTCGAGCGAAGCTGAACTTCTCTTTCAGTTTTTTCGATTTTATGCGCATGAATTCGATTACGACAAGCACGTCCTTTCCGTACGGCAGGGCAAGCTGATCACcaagcaagagaagaaatggcACTATGCTATGAATAACCAGCTTTGCGTAGAAGAGCCGTTCAACACGTCTCGCAACCTCGGCAATACGGCAGACGAATACTCGTTTCGTGGCCTTCACATGGAGCTCCGACGGGCGTTTGACCTGATTTCCAACGCCAAGTTGGAAGAGGCCTGCGAGCAGTACGTTTATccgaaagaggaagagagagtttGGTCTCGGCCGGCCACACAGCCTCggccggcgctgctgcggAGTTCGTCGCAAACTCATCCTTCTGGACGAGGCGGTCGCGGTGGCCATCGCGGCGGCCGACATAGCAACAACTATCACCGCACCGGCGGGTCAAATATCAGGAGAGCATCATCAACTACGCCTACCTACGACCCGAACATGTTTGTCCAGCCTGTCAACATGCAGCAGGATATGACATGGTTTGCggctgccgctgcggctgccGCTGGTAACCAGTACCCGTTCCCATTCGCTCAGCAGGACTTGATGCAGATGGCCTACCAGGAGAGCAtgcgccagcagctccaccATCTCTatgcgcagcagcagtcgcCGGCATTCATGGCCCACCAAACCATGGGTCAGCAGAGGATGTCTCCCAACAACACGGCATCTGGCCAGCAGCCCCCCACCGATCGATCCCGAACAAATTCGTTTGATACTGCCCCAATCGGTGCCACGTTGCGGCCTGATTTATATGCCCTCTACGGCATGGGCATAAATCAGCAGTTCTACGCGCAGGCAACGGGCTATGGAACCTATCCCTCTTCGCCGGTAACGTCCAACGGCATCGGGCCAGAGTTTCGCCGTCCTTTGCAGAGATCCACGGTTACATCGGATAATGGCATTTCAGCTTCATCGAGCTCACTAAGGTCACAGTCTCAGCCTGCCTCGCGATCGCCGTCTACGGCACACAGCCGGGCTGCCTACACCCCCGGTATTGGTCCTTCAAGCGTACCAGGCTATGCTCCAAGACATATGCATGGCGTGACCATTCCCAACTTCATGTCCGACGATGCTGATCTAGATGACGGATCAAAGGCCTCTTCAGATTCGCCACAGTCCGAAACAGAGAACAGATCTAATAATGGGCTCTTGGGGGCACGGGGTTTGAGTCCAAGCCAGCAGTCGCTACTACCCCATAGCCATAGTCCTACGACGAACGGCATAGCATTTGGGGACGTTGCAAGCCAGTCATCCAGCCCAAGAAGGCGTCGGTTGTCGACAGATCAGCTGCCCCAAACCATATTGGACAGGCGGATGAGGAGGACCTCTCGGTCACCTTCACCCCTCGACCATTCTCGGACGATTCCCTCGTCGCCTCTTGCCACAGCCCCCTTCCCTGGAGTTGGCCAGGCTCAGAACAAGAATGTGGCGACGAGACCTGTAGTCGTCAATGGATCGGGCCTCAAGAGTAGTATGATTGCCGCGTCAAATCAGGGACAAAAGGACTCCTTGGCAGCCGAGGAGTGTGCCATGGCAAAGATTGATAACGCTCTGCACATCAATACGATACCGTCAGCGACTGGCGCAGACGTGCAGAGTAGCCAGCCATCGCTGGCACCAGCCCCTTCCCTGCCAGCGACGGCGGCAGATCGTCCACCTGTTATTGTTAACGGCTCTAATAGCAAGCCAGCTATGCCTCCTGCCGAGGATGCTTCGTTTAGAGATAGAATTGCCATGATGGGTTCATATCAGACGGCTCCATACGGGATGCCGCAAGATGTTTTACAGGCCAATGGCATGACGAGACTTCCGCCCTCGACAAAACAGCGTCTCATGTCCAGGCAAGCCCAGAACGGCGTGATTGCTCCTCTGGATCTTGCCATTTCTGATCACCGCAAAGCTATGGTAGCCGAGATAGCCCACCTATCTCCTGTCTACGAGACCCAGACGTCATCTCCGACTGCCACACGGAAGCCAGATGCACCCGCGGTCAGCACCGGCAAGACTGTCCATGAAAAGGTAGACGCTAAGGCAGACATCAAAATCACTCATGAGGAGACGGCTAAACCCGCGGCCAAGGCTGAAGACAAAGTTCAGCCGGCTCGGGAGAACCAGAAGTCATCAAAGACGCAAAAGTCAACAGCTCAGAGCAATCAGCGTAACAATACCCAGCGTGAGAATGGTCACGTTCGAAGTGCCAAGAGCGATGGCGACAGCGGCTGGCAAAAGGCCggcaaagggaagaagaagggttcGAGTGGGCTTGCGCAAGCCGCGCATGCGGAGCAGCCACCAAAAAGCGACTCGGAGCGAAAAGGAGGCTga
- a CDS encoding uncharacterized protein (EggNog:ENOG41) — protein MMHRTNSEGGASSTASSQRWRIPSALRKFGSISGSSKDDKNATNKHGSSSVDNDSHEPSIHEISSIHETSKSNYHQLQALVVRMRGAPSGPNHVDGAYKEFDKISKRCAALCDAILREEIKLPRKLSDTNDTLPLIRHDSLADTPRSPSALFDHRSSFSGRSLAEVVTNGGSRSHHGGDLWLTPIRDWKACLEVLTEHFKTSLAETYKSYERDATPEMLEALFSSKKFRREAVHRMRNASVTKILSADPQFFPRYEIRFRNYEKVKQELNDIRKLLQAGESGISPARVVEEFAIAPRGDVVLEFANLGPDATGNEPVLRFRASSALLSETSPIFARLFSGHPNSLYLHETDDITDLLPPPPVPYFCDDGSEVKLYRMPQQEFNRFGSLEILLHAAHMHNDKVPRDVTFEQFVAIAECSLRYKSTSPLELVVEHRWLPQWMHKGADDMPDGLLIISYAFGLRQLFTRMSKSAILNLADEKDLHGKPWPKKIKDKVWAVRCAKVDQLYASCRSTIQEYIRPPAQDESSETNQHISLSELDSHLASPIQPAMALTSTPRCPKGNHWCDASNLGWMMLVYNELGLLPTIVQPSLMSHLPNVPPPSKSLAQMMETLRSTPSPPAPLHPGGVCDPVPAFRASIADIYNSVTGLTLFDISGKSHGWALSKHKVSEPQLLLTAGLNRMAAAHENIHSVVSEFPEEIRLKILGEMEGLEDLQAAARINRGFYETYKRNELQLMRNILRADRIRWGSIGRYSLEEDKAESKILKAEADMLKERGFGDGADAITLRSEDDEGLYDSDDSDEDDDSVDPLTRNGSISSQGGRLHAGHDDDDVDILARDPPPPFQSREANPPPPLLPVVNVDESHDGSEDDDTATPTTPRQRSFELSDESTTPSDRTSVVSAEDIYDPPMTEEEARRILWPDHLVVTPPPERGAVSPGVEGLREKFRVGDISFIEGLEDKTLIKTETKQLQSDHDTRMGLLKDDARPSSSSSTRKASNGVEHIEKINGRNRGEDEVKVVLS, from the exons ATGATGCATCGCACCAACAGCGAGGGCGGCGCCTCGTCTACCGCCTCGTCGCAGAGGTGGCGCATCCCCTCGGCCCTCCGCAAATTCGGGAGCATCAGCGGCTCCAGCAAGGACGACAAGAATGCGACG AACAAGCATGGCAGCTCATCTGTCGACAACGACTCCCACGAACCCTCCATCCACGAAATCAGCTCTATTCATGAAACATCAAAGTCGAATTACCACCAGCTGCAAGCTCTTGTGGTGCGCATGCGAGGCGCTCCCTCGGGCCCCAACCACGTTGATGGCGCCTACAAAGAGTTTGACAAGATTAGCAAGCGATGCGCCGCCCTCTGCGATGCCATCCTGCGAGAGGAGATTAAGCTACCTCGCAAGCTCTCCGACACCAACGATACCCTCCCCTTGATTCGCCACGACTCTCTAGCAGACACCCCTCGCAGTCCAAGCGCTCTATTCGACCACAGAAGTTCCTTCAGCGGCCGCAGCCTGGCGGAGGTAGTCACAAATGGCGGAAGCAGGAGTCATCATGGCGGGGACTTGTGGCTTACTCCTATCCGTGACTGGAAGGCATGTCTCGAGGTGCTGACGGAGCACTTCAAAACCAGCCTTGCCGAGACTTACAAGAGCTATGAACGAGATGCGACGCCGGAAATGCTCGAGGCTCTGTTCTCAAGCAAGAAATTCAGAAGAGAAGCAGTCCACCGAATGCGCAATGCGAGCGTCACCAAGATTTTGTCTGCAGATCCCCAGTTT TTTCCGCGGTACGAAATACGATTTAGAAACTACGAAAAAGTCAAGCAAGAGCTCAATGATATTCGAAAACTGCTCCAAGCCGGAGAATCGGGCATCTCTCCGGCTAGAGTCGTCGAGGAATTTGCCATCGCCCCTCGTGGTGACGTTGTTCTCGAGTTTGCCAACCTCGGACCCGATGCGACTGGCAACGAGCCTGTGCTGCGCTTCCGTGCTTCTTCCGCCTTGCTATCAGAGACGTCGCCCATTTTCGCGCGTTTGTTTTCCGGGCATCCCAACAGTCTCTACCTCCACGAAACTGACGACATCACGGATCTGCTCCCGCCCCCGCCAGTGCCGTACTTCTGTGACGATGGATCCGAGGTCAAGTTGTACCGGATGCCGCAGCAAGAGTTCAACCGCTTTGGCTCGCTCGAAATCCTGCTCCACGCCGCTCATATGCACAACGATAAAGTCCCCAGGGACGTTACATTTGAGCAATTTGTCGCCATTGCAGAGTGCTCCCTGCGGTACAAAAGCACGTCGCCGTTGGAACTGGTCGTCGAGCACCGGTGGCTGCCGCAGTGGATGCACAAGGGGGCTGATGACATGCCGGATGGACTCCTCATCATTAGCTATGCATTTGGCCTCCGTCAGCTATTTACTCGCATGTCCAAGAGCGCTATACTCAATCTCGCTGACGAAAAAGACTTGCATGGCAAACCTTGGCCCAAGAAGATCAAGGATAAAGTGTGGGCGGTTCGCTGCGCCAAGGTTGATCAACTCTACGCAAGTTGTAGGAGTACAATACAGGAATATATCCGGCCACCGGCGCAGGACGAGTCATCGGAAACTAATCAGCATATATCCCTTTCCGAACTCGACAGCCACCTCGCATCACCGATTCAACCTGCCATGGCGCTGACCAGCACCCCGAGATGTCCCAAGGGCAACCACTGGTGTGACGCTTCCAACCTAGGGTGGATGATGCTGGTGTACAACGAACTCGGCTTACTGCCAACCATCGTACAGCCCAGCCTCATGTCACACCTTCCCAACGTTCCTCCTCCATCCAAGAGCTTGGCACAAATGATGGAAACGCTTCGCTCAACGCCGAGTCCTCCTGCACCGCTTCACCCCGGGGGCGTCTGTGACCCTGTTCCCGCGTTTCGGGCATCAATTGCCGATATCTACAACAGCGTCACTGGCTTGACCCTATTTGATATCAGTGGAAAGAGCCACGGCTGGGCGTTGTCGAAGCACAAAGTGTCAGAGCCACAGTTGCTTCTCACTGCTGGCCTAAACCGAATGGCTGCTGCGCATGAGAACATTCACAGCGTTGTTAGCGAATTTCCGGAAGAGATTCGATTAAAGATTCTTGGTGAGATGGAGGGCCTGGAGGATCTTCAGGCCGCTGCCAGGATCAACCGAGGATTCTACGAGACGTACAAGAGAAACGAACTTCAGCTCATGCGTAACATTCTACGTGCCGATCGGATACGATGGGGAAGCATAGGACGGTACTCGCTGGAAGAGGACAAGGCGGAAAGCAAAATCTTGAAGGCCGAAGCCGATATGCTCAAAGAGAGGGGCTTCGGCGATGGCGCAGATGCAATTACTCTGCGaagcgaagacgacgagggaCTGTACGATTCGGACGACtcggacgaagacgacgacagcGTCGATCCGCTCACTCGGAATGGCTCTATATCCTCACAAGGCGGGCGGTTGCACGCTGGccatgacgacgacgatgtgGATATTCTGGCTCGCGACCCGCCTCCACCGTTCCAGTCGAGAGAGGCcaatccaccaccaccgctgctgccggtCGTCAACGTTGACGAGAGCCACGACGGTTCAGAAGACGATGACACGGCCACCCCAACAACACCCCGGCAACGCTCCTTTGAGCTCTCAGACGAATCAACGACTCCCTCGGATCGAACGAGTGTGGTGTCGGCAGAGGACATTTATGACCCCCCCAtgactgaagaagaagcacgcAGAATCCTGTGGCCCGACCACTTGGTCGTGACTCCGCCCCCAGAGCGAGGCGCCGTTTCGCCTGGAGTAGAGGGTTTGCGGGAGAAGTTCCGAGTTGGCGATATATCCTTCATCGAAGGCCTTGAGGATAAGACGCTCATCAAGACGGAAACCAAGCAGCTACAGAGCGATCACGACACAAGGATGGGTCTGCTCAAAGACGACGCGCGGCCTAGCTCTAGCTCGTCGACCCGAAAAGCTTCCAACGGGGTTGAACACATAGAAAAGATCAATGGCAGAAATAGAGGAGAGGATGAGGTGAAAGTGGTGCTGTCTTAG
- a CDS encoding uncharacterized protein (EggNog:ENOG41) yields the protein METAICSSISQAAGLGDAFWRANLRDVAVMAMPPDANQSENKPLNKGKSLMPVVPPSLASSSMSSSSVFPVQVKSEHSVMELLALEFSSLPDREMVPEGSDSAAGQQQLTAPGSSSQPIATSNTPTNNLITKTIRAAMSDINKPT from the exons ATGGAAACTGCCATCTGCTCATCTATATCACAGGCTGCGGGACTTGGAGACGCTTTTTGGAGAGCAAACCTACGAGACGTTGCAGTCATGGCCATGCCTCCAGATGCGAACCAGAGCGAGAACAAGCCTTTGAACAAGGGGAAGTCGTTGATGCCAG TTGTGCCGCCATCCCttgcgtcgtcgtcgatgtcgtcgtcgtctgtgTTTCCAGTCCAAGTCAAATCCGAGCACAGCGTGATGGAACTCCTCGCACTGGAGTTTTCATCACTGCCGGACAGAGAAATGGTGCCTGAGGGTTCGGACTCGGCAGCcggacagcagcagcttacAGCGCCAGGGT CATCTAGTCAGCCAATTGCTACTTCAAACACCCCGACGAACAATCTCATCACTAAGACGATCCGCGCGGCCATGTCAGACATCAACAAGCCAACGTGA
- a CDS encoding uncharacterized protein (EggNog:ENOG41): MISSLTTKIALRKVGLSGTNTSLDFSSFTSPSSSSPASKNDANNNNSNNNWSSWMTPKSLPLKVHPWFSPPPPPVKVAPVPRIGDVAPQDRQRRLELGRRNKCLVVFLRCVGCAFAQKTFLTLRAIANRHAGSITCIAISHASSRATSKWIDMLGGAWNVQIVIDQERAIYAAWGLGVASSLWYVLGPTAQVQAWKETGWLGEKVASAIDVKRGSRAEERRVEAILTPRKKGGAAAAVAAAASSNTSSKGSGGGGGGESETINENNPSTELGSKWQEAGAFAIDGTGTVVWGGKAVRADDVMDLEEGAKLLML; the protein is encoded by the exons ATGATCTCCAGCCTCACCACAAAAATCGCCCTCCGCAAAGTCGGCCTCTCAGGCACCAACACCTCCCTAGACTTTTCATCATTCACATcaccatcctcttcttctccagcgtCCAAAAATGacgccaacaacaacaacagcaacaacaactggTCTTCATGGATGACGCCCAAATCTCTGCCCCTCAAAGTCCACCCGTGGTtctcgccgccaccgcctcCCGTCAAAGTCGCCCCCGTGCCTCGAATCGGAGACGTCGCGCCGCAAGATCGACAGAGGAGGCTGGAGCTAGGAAGGCGGAATAAATGCCTAGTTGTGTTTCTGAGATGCGTGGGATGTGCTT TCGCCCAAAAAACCTTCCTCACCCTCCGCGCCATCGCAAACCGCCACGCCGGCTCCATCACCTGCATCGCAATCTCCCACGCCTCCTCCCGCGCCACTTCCAAATGGATCGACATGCTCGGCGGCGCCTGGAACGTCCAGATCGTCATCGACCAGGAGCGCGCCATCTACGCCGCCTGGGGGCTCGGCGTCGCCAGCAGCCTGTGGTACGTGCTGGGGCCGACGGCCCAGGTCCAGGCCTGGAAGGAAACCGGCTGGCTGGGGGAGAAGGTGGCGAGCGCGATTGATGTCAAGAGGGGCAGCAGggcggaggagaggagggttGAGGCGATATTGAcgccgaggaagaagggaggtgctgctgctgctgttgctgctgctgcttcaagtaatactagtagtaaaggcagtggtggtggtggtggtggtgagagcGAGACAATCAACGAAAACAACCCTTCGACAGAGCTGGGCAGCAAATGGCAAGAGGCTGGCGCTTTTGCCATCGACGGAACCGGCACCGTCGTCTGGGGAGGCAAGGCCGTGAGGGCAGACGACGTGATGGACCTGGAGGAGGGGGCCAAGTTGCTGATGCTCTGA
- a CDS encoding uncharacterized protein (TransMembrane:9 (n7-17c29/30o131-156i168-185o226-246i253-271o291-311i318-337o352-374i381-401o407-425i)), with translation MTRSKRLQATATQATASPAASSAASSASASASQPLLSSNSSSSTSAPSYGTTASMSNPAPPYVEAYSKAGFSTTVVSSGDKNDEGTVTNNGAEGNHNGEQGPVTDATLSEGIHILEASSTHWWSYLTTVDFWAVIAVGQVLSLCITGTNTFTSFLANVGTNIPAFQTVFNYILLFLIYTTITLWRDGPRVWWDILVKDGWRYIIMSFLDVEGNYFTVLAYRYTNLLSAQLLNFWSIVCVVIISFILLRVRYKIFQVIGILICCGGMGILLASDHITGANGGPGVDMVKGDLFGLLGATLYGVSNVFEEWLVSKRPMHHVLAFMGLFGMIINGIQAAIFDRKSFQEAHWDGSVGGWLAGYTLCLCIFYTLAPLILRMGSAAFFDISLLTANFWGVIIGIHVFGYTIHYLYPIAFVCIIIGLVIYFLSGSVLGDSKKPWLGDNQEDGVAGFGTAKLRAINAARKAQLNATGTEAGTVTDE, from the coding sequence ATGACCCGCTCAAAGCGCCTTCAAGCAACAGCAACTCAAGCAACAGCATCCCCAGCAGCATCCTcggcagcatcttcagcttcagcctctgcttcccagcctctcctctcctccaattcctcctcttccacctctgCTCCATCTTACGGCACCACCGCCAGCATGTCCAACCCCGCCCCGCCGTACGTCGAGGCCTACTCCAAGGCCGGCTTCTCCACCACCGTCGTCTCGTCCGGCGACAAGAACGACGAGGGAACCGTCACCAACAACGGCGCCGAGGGCAACCACAATGGCGAGCAGGGCCCCGTCACCGACGCCACCCTCTCTGAAGGAATCCACATCCTCGAGGCCTCCTCCACCCACTGGTGGTCCTACCTGACCACCGTCGACTTCTGGGCCGTCATCGCCGTCGGCCAGGTCCTGTCGCTCTGCATCACCGGCACAAACACCTTCACGTCCTTCCTCGCCAACGTCGGCACCAACATCCCCGCCTTCCAGACCGTCTTCAACTACATcctgctcttcctcatctacaccaccatcacccTGTGGCGCGACGGCCCCCGCGTCTGGTGGGACATCCTGGTCAAGGACGGCTGGCGCTACATCATCATGTCCTTCCTCGACGTCGAGGGCAACTACTTCACCGTCCTGGCCTACCGCTACACCAACCTGCTGTCCGCCCAGCTGCTCAACTTCTGGTCCATTGTCtgcgtcgtcatcatctccttCATCCTGCTGCGCGTGCGCTACAAGATCTTCCAGGTCATCGGCATCCTcatctgctgcggcggcaTGGGCATCCTGCTGGCCTCTGACCACATCACCGGCGCCAACGGCGGTCCGGGTGTCGACATGGTCAAGGGTGACCTCTTCGGCCTGCTGGGCGCCACGCTCTACGGTGTCTCCAACGTCTTCGAGGAGTGGCTCGTCTCCAAGCGGCCCATGCACCACGTCCTGGCCTTCATGGGCCTCTTTGGCATGATCATCAACGGCATCCAGGCCGCCATCTTTGACCGCAAGTCCTTCCAGGAGGCCCATTGGGACGGCTCAGTCGGCGGCTGGCTCGCCGGCTACACCCTCTGCCTGTGCATCTTCTACACGCTTGCACCCCTCATCCTGCGCATGGGCAGCGCTGCCTTTTTCGATATTTCTCTCCTGACTGCCAACTTTTGGGGTGTCATCATCGGTATCCACGTCTTTGGCTACACCATCCACTACCTCTACCCCATTGCCTTtgtctgcatcatcatcggcctCGTCATTTACTTCCTCTCCGGCAGCGTTCTCGGCGACTCCAAGAAGCCCTGGCTGGGCGACAACCAGGAAGATGGTGTGGCTGGCTTTGGTACCGCCAAGCTGCGCGCCATCAACGCCGCTAGGAAGGCCCAGTTGAATGCTACTGGCACCGAGGCTGGTACCGTTACGGATGAGTAA